One Benincasa hispida cultivar B227 chromosome 5, ASM972705v1, whole genome shotgun sequence genomic window carries:
- the LOC120077593 gene encoding protein NUCLEAR FUSION DEFECTIVE 6, mitochondrial-like isoform X1, with translation MASFAGRAIFRSSSGKAATLLSVGARAAPARSPFRIASKRPFSQCSVRIPVEMSFCVESMLPFHSATSSALMISMLSVSRHNYGWLSEVTGLQTS, from the exons ATGGCTTCCTTCGCCGGCAGGGCCATTTTCCGATCCTCCTCCGGCAAGGCTGCGACTCTTCTGAGCGTCGGAGCCAGAGCAGCTCCGGCTCGTTCACCATTTCGAATTGCTTCTAAACGACCTTTCTCTCAGTGCTCTGTAAG GATTCCGGTTGAAATGAGCTTCTGTGTGGAGTCCATGCTTCCATTCCATTCTGCGACCTCTTCGGCATTAATGATTTCGATGCTTTCTGTCTCTCGCCATAATTATGGTTGGCTTTCAGAAG TGACTGGCTTGCAAACTTCATGA
- the LOC120077593 gene encoding protein NUCLEAR FUSION DEFECTIVE 6, mitochondrial-like isoform X2 has translation MASFAGRAIFRSSSGKAATLLSVGARAAPARSPFRIASKRPFSQCSVRIPVEMSFCVESMLPFHSATSSALMISMLSVSRHNYGWLSEVFNDDV, from the exons ATGGCTTCCTTCGCCGGCAGGGCCATTTTCCGATCCTCCTCCGGCAAGGCTGCGACTCTTCTGAGCGTCGGAGCCAGAGCAGCTCCGGCTCGTTCACCATTTCGAATTGCTTCTAAACGACCTTTCTCTCAGTGCTCTGTAAG GATTCCGGTTGAAATGAGCTTCTGTGTGGAGTCCATGCTTCCATTCCATTCTGCGACCTCTTCGGCATTAATGATTTCGATGCTTTCTGTCTCTCGCCATAATTATGGTTGGCTTTCAGAAG TGTTCAATGATGATGTGTGA
- the LOC120077593 gene encoding protein NUCLEAR FUSION DEFECTIVE 6, mitochondrial-like isoform X3: MASFAGRAIFRSSSGKAATLLSVGARAAPARSPFRIASKRPFSQCSVRIPVEMSFCVESMLPFHSATSSALMISMLSVSRHNYGWLSEGLSLQ, encoded by the exons ATGGCTTCCTTCGCCGGCAGGGCCATTTTCCGATCCTCCTCCGGCAAGGCTGCGACTCTTCTGAGCGTCGGAGCCAGAGCAGCTCCGGCTCGTTCACCATTTCGAATTGCTTCTAAACGACCTTTCTCTCAGTGCTCTGTAAG GATTCCGGTTGAAATGAGCTTCTGTGTGGAGTCCATGCTTCCATTCCATTCTGCGACCTCTTCGGCATTAATGATTTCGATGCTTTCTGTCTCTCGCCATAATTATGGTTGGCTTTCAGAAG GATTATCTTTGCAATGA